A region from the Salicibibacter cibarius genome encodes:
- a CDS encoding Uma2 family endonuclease has product MSLPKKNQTYTYTDYLSWPEDIRAEIIDGIPFMHATPSRIHQEILSELHRQIANFLVGTDCKVYPAPFHVVLGLENEDEKDSKDVFEPDITVVCDSAKLDDDGCKGSPDLVMEITSPSTARKDKIEKFNKYEQAGVHEFWIIEPQDKVVSVFTLDEKQRFGRPGVYSENDKVKVSIFADMVIDLNMVFSW; this is encoded by the coding sequence ATGTCATTACCTAAGAAAAATCAGACCTATACCTATACAGATTATTTATCATGGCCCGAGGATATAAGAGCGGAAATCATTGACGGTATTCCATTTATGCACGCTACCCCCTCAAGAATTCATCAAGAAATATTATCGGAATTGCATCGGCAAATTGCCAATTTTTTGGTTGGAACAGATTGTAAAGTATATCCGGCTCCGTTTCATGTCGTATTGGGCTTAGAGAATGAAGATGAAAAGGACAGTAAGGATGTTTTTGAGCCCGATATTACGGTTGTTTGTGACTCTGCTAAACTTGATGATGATGGATGTAAAGGCAGCCCTGATCTTGTCATGGAGATAACGTCACCATCAACAGCCAGAAAAGATAAAATTGAAAAATTCAATAAATATGAGCAGGCGGGTGTTCATGAGTTTTGGATTATTGAACCTCAGGATAAGGTTGTTAGCGTTTTTACCTTGGATGAGAAACAACGATTCGGAAGACCGGGTGTCTATTCGGAAAACGACAAGGTGAAAGTATCGATTTTTGCTGACATGGTGATTGACCTTAATATGGTATTTTCTTGGTAG
- a CDS encoding type I restriction enzyme endonuclease domain-containing protein translates to MQVNFKQNSPKGKDMRELLKKTLTYYHNRIIQAADVLRMMVDMKKDVDYEADFRKELGLSDEEAEFYKAVTISFSRS, encoded by the coding sequence ATTCAAGTGAATTTCAAGCAAAACAGCCCGAAAGGAAAAGACATGAGGGAATTGCTCAAGAAAACACTCACCTATTATCATAACCGCATTATTCAGGCGGCAGATGTGCTACGTATGATGGTTGATATGAAAAAAGATGTCGATTATGAAGCGGACTTTCGCAAAGAACTTGGCCTGTCCGACGAAGAAGCGGAGTTTTACAAAGCAGTTACCATCAGTTTCTCGCGAAGCTAA